ATACCAACTTCCCGCAAGAATAAACATCTAAATGATTTCGAACGAGGACAGATTGAGTTACTACATAAGCAAGGCTACAGCCCATACGCCATTGGCAAAATTTTAAATAGAGCACCAAATACTATTCGTAATGAACTAAAAAGAGGTACAGTAACCCAGATCAAGGCCCTTA
This portion of the Natranaerobius trueperi genome encodes:
- a CDS encoding helix-turn-helix domain-containing protein, producing MDYLNNIPTSRKNKHLNDFERGQIELLHKQGYSPYAIGKILNRAPNTIRNELKRGTVTQIKAL